ACATGCGTCAGCACCCGGTCGATCTCCGCGTCACCGCGCCGGCTCCGCTTGTACGTGAGCTGTCCCGGGTCGCCCGCGCAGGCCAGCACCAGTCCGTGCTTGACGCGGTCGACCCGTTCCCGGTTGCGGGCCAGCCAGGTGATCGCCCCGATGGTGCCGGGCGCGAAGATGAACCGGTAGGTGTAGTAGGGCTTCCGCTCCGCCAGCTCCCGGGCCAGGTAGGTCGCCACGGCGATGCCGGCCAGGTTGTCGTTGGCCAGCGACGGGTGGCAGACGTGGCAGGAGACGAGCACCTCGTCCGGCACCTGCCCGGGGACCACGTGCTCGGCGTAGGTGAGGTGGCCGTCGGCGAGGGTGGAGTCGACGCGTACCTCGTACTCGCCCTCCGGCAGCGCGTCCAGGGTGTCCTGGGCCAGGCAGAAACCCCACGTCGGCGTGTAGTAACTCGTGCGGTACGGCACCCAGGAGGGGTGGTCCGGCAGCGTGTGCAGATGGGCGCGCAGCTCCGACAGCGGCATCCGCGCCGCCACCGGCACGCTGTAGCCGAGCACGTGCAGGCTCGACTCCCGGAAGTCGACGACCCGCCGGCCGTCGGCGTCGGCGATGTACGCGTCCCGGATGTTCCACTCCTGCGGGACCGTCCAGTCCAGCACCTGCGTACCGGTCGGCACCTCGTGCACCTGGAGCGGAACGTACTCGCCGACGATGCGCAGGGTCTCGCGCACCCCGTCGCCGGTGATGCTCCGGCAGAGCGGGTACAGCCGCTCCACCAGGGCGTACATGTCGTCACCGACGGCCGTCACCGATTCCTCGCCCGGCGCGTTCATCGGCGCCACCGCAGGGTGTCGTCGACCGTGCCCGCCTCAAAGGCCCCGCGCAGCACCGCGAGGCGCGTGCAGCGGCGCTCGAAGTCCTCCCGGGTCAGCCCGAACTTCCGATACGCGTCGGTGAGTTCGAGGGCGCCCTGCTTCACCGTCCACTCGCAGTCGAAGCCCGGGACCGCGGCCCGGAACCGGGAGAAGTCCACCCGGTACGAGCGCGGATCGGCGCCGGTCTCGCCGGTGATGACCACCTTCGAGCCGGGCACCGCCGCGGCGACCTGGTCGGCGATCTCGGCGACGGTGACGTTGTTGACCTCGCTGCCGATGTTGAACGCCCGGTCGTGCACCGCCTCGCGCGGCGCGGTCAGCGCGGCCGTGAAGGCCCGTGCGATGTCGGCCGCGTGCACCAGCGGACGCCACGGCGTGCCGTCGGACATGACCAGCACCTCGCCGGACAGCAGCGCGTGGCCCACCAGGTTGTTCAGCACGATGTCCGCGCGCAGCCGGGGCGAGAACCCGAAGGCGGTGGCGTTGCGCATGTACACCGGGGTGAAGTCGTCGTCGGCGAGTGCGTGCAGGTCGTCCTCCACCCGCACCTTGGACTCCGCGTACGGCGTCACCGGGCGCAACGGGGCCTCTTCGCCCACGAGTTCGCCGCCGCCGGCGGCGCCGTAGACCGAGCACGTCGACGCGTACAGGAAGCGCCGCACCCCCGCCTCGCGGGCCAGCCGGGCGAGGCGGACGGAGGCGTGGTGGTTGATGTCGTAGGTGAGTTCGGGCGCCAGCGAGCCCAGCGGGTCGTTGGAGAGCGCGGCGAGGTGGATGACGGCGTCCACCCCGGCCACGTGCTCGGCCGTCACGTCCCGCAGGTCCACTCGGGTCCCCGGCGGGTCGGCCGGCATCGGCCCGAGGACGCAGTCGGCGAACAGGCCGGAGTCCAGGCCGACGACCTCGTGTCCGGCGGCGGTCAGCACCGGGGCCATCACGGTGCCCAGGTAGCCCTGGTGTCCGGTCAGCAGTACGCGCAAGGTTCAATCCCCCAGGTTCAGAGTGAGTTTGGTGACGTGGAACGCCTCGGCATAGCGGGCGTGGCATTCGATGCCGCGGATCCGGGCGAGGCCGAGGAAGGCCTCGCGGTCGTACCAGGGGCGGTGGCGCTGCGAGGGGTAGTGCTCCTGGAGCAGCCGCACCTTCTCCTCGGCGATGCCCGGCGACAGCGGCTGGTACGCCGTCGGGCGGCCGAGGTCGCCGTCCCACTTGACGATCTCGTAGCCGAGCAGGAGGTGGTCGCGGAACGCGCTGGGCATCAGCCGGGCCAGGCAGCGGTGGTCCTGGTGCGCGTCCTCGGTGCGCGGGGCGAGCACGAGGTCCGGCTCGGTCCGGCCGCGCAGCTCCTCGACGGCCGTCTTGGCCTCCTCCCAGTACGCGGGCACCCGCCCGTCCGGCAGCTTGAGCACGGTCAGCCGCAGCTCGGCGTCCGGGCAGAAGGCGGCGAGCGCGGCCCGCTCCTCCTGCTCCCGCTCACCGCCGCCGCCGGAGAGCACCAGCGCGTCGACGCGGAGGCCGGGGCGGGCGCGGCAGGCCGTCAGCAGGGTGCCGCCGGCGCCGATGGCGAGGTCGTCGCAGTGCGCGCCCACCGCGACGATCCGCTCCAGGGGCCCGCCCCCGAGCCGGATCACGCGCGCACCCCCGCGCCGTCCCGCTCCCACACGGCCCACGGACGGTCGCCGCGCGCGTAGGCGGCGTCGAGCGCGGCCCGCTCCTTCACGGTGTCGGTCGGCCGCCAGAAGCCCCGGTGCTGGTGCGCCACCAGCCGCCCCCGCTTGGCGAGTTGGGCGCAGCCGTCGGCGACGAGGTCCCCGTTCTCCGGGATGTGCTCGAAGATCTCCCGGCGGAGCACGAAGTAGCCGCCGTTCTCCCACAGCGGCAGCTCGCTCACCGGGGTGATGCCCCCCACCAGGCCCTCCTCGCCCAGCTCCACGCAGTGGAACGAGGACTGCGGCGGCACCACCATCATCGACGCCCCCGCGTCCCGCCGCGCGAACCGGTCGATCATCTCGGGCAGCGGGGCGTCGGTGAGCACGTCGGCGTAGTTGGCGAGGAACATCTCGTCGCCGTCCAGATGGTGCCGCACCCGGCGCAGCCGCTCCCCGATCGGCGACTCGATGCCGGTCCCCGCGAACGTGATCGTCCAGTCGGAGATGTCGGTGGACAGCAGCTCGGTCCGCCCACCGCGCAGCACGAAGTCGTTGGACGTCGTCTCCTCGTAGTTGAGGAAGAAGTCCTTGATGTGGTGGGCCCCGTACCCGAGGCACAGGATGAACTCGGTGTGCCCGTAGTGCGCGTAGTAGCGCATGACGTGCCAGATCAGCGGGCGCGGGCCGACCATCGCCATCGGCTTGGGCACGTCGTCCGCGGCGCCGCTGCGCATCCGCATCCCGTAACCGCCGCAGAACAGGACGACCTTCACGGTGCCACCTCGACAATGCTCAGTTCCGGTATGGGAAAGACCAGCCGGCCGCCCCACTCGCCCACGAAGGACAGCTGCTCGGTCAGTTCGGCGCGCAGGTTCCACGGCAGGACGAGGACGTAGTCCGGCTTGTCGGCGGCGATCCGCTCCGGCTCCAGGATCGGGATGCGGGCGCCGGGGGTGAACCTGCCGTGCTTGTACGGGTTGCGGTCCACGGTGTACGGCAGCAGGTCGGGCCGGATGCCGCAGTGGTTGAGCAGGGTGTTGCCCTTGCCCGGGGCGCCGTAGCCGACGACGCTCTCGCCGCGCTCGGCCGCGTCGATGAGGAACCGCAGCAGGTCCCGGCGCACCTTGGCCACCCGGGCGGAGAACTCGGTGTACCCGGACAGCTCCTGGAGCCCGGCGGCCTTCTCCCGGTCCAGGACGTCGGTCACCCGTCGCGTGGGCTCACCGGCCACCCCGTCCGGGCGGGCCCACAGCCGGATCGAACCGCCGTGCGTGGGCAGCAGCTCGACGTCCACCAGGGTGAGTCCGCCGCTCGCCAGCGCCCGGGCCGCCGAGGCGACCGTGTAGTACTGGAAGTGCTCGTGGTAGATCGTGTCGTACTGGTTCTCCTCGATCAGGGTCAGCAGGTGCTGCACCTCGATGGAGACCCAGCCGTCGTCCGCGACCAGCGCGCGCAGCCCCTGGGTGAAGCCGACCACGTCGGGGATGTGTGCGTACACGTTGTTGGCCACGACCAGGTCGGCCGGGCCGTGCTCCGCGCGGACGCCCGCGCCGGTGTCCGGGCTCAGGAACGCCGTGAGCGTGGGCACCCCCGCGTCCCGGGCCGCCGCGCCGACGTTCACCGAGGGCTCGATGCCAAGGCAGCGGATCCCGCGGTCCACCATGTGCTTGAGCAGATACCCGTCGTTGCTCGCGACCTCGACCACGAACGCGTCCGTGCCGAGCCCCAGCCGTTCGACGGCACCGGTGACGAAGGTGCGCGCGTGCTCCACCCAGGACGTCGAGTACGAGGAGAAGTACGCGTACTGCGTGAACGTCTCCTCCGGGGTGATCAGCGGCGGGATCTGCGCCAGCCAGCAGTCGGTGCACACCCGCAGGTGCAGCGGGAACGCCGGTTCCGGCAGGTCGAGTTGGTCCGCGGCGAGGAAGCTCTCGCACGGCGGGGTCGCTCCCAGGTCGACGACGCTCTGAAGCGCCGCCGAGCCGCAGAGTCGGCATCGTGTCATCTACTGCCCCCATTTCGCCCACGCGGGCGCCCCCGCCGCGAGCCAGTGATTGCGTTCCCCTCGGGCGGCGGGATCTCGCCGCCGTTCCGCACGGGGTGCGGGCTCTGCCCGCCGTCCCGTACGGGGTGCGGGCTCTGCCCGCCGTTCCCCTCCGGTGACGTGCTCTCCCCGCCGCCGGACCACT
The DNA window shown above is from Streptomyces sp. NBC_00670 and carries:
- a CDS encoding glucose-1-phosphate cytidylyltransferase, whose translation is MKVVLFCGGYGMRMRSGAADDVPKPMAMVGPRPLIWHVMRYYAHYGHTEFILCLGYGAHHIKDFFLNYEETTSNDFVLRGGRTELLSTDISDWTITFAGTGIESPIGERLRRVRHHLDGDEMFLANYADVLTDAPLPEMIDRFARRDAGASMMVVPPQSSFHCVELGEEGLVGGITPVSELPLWENGGYFVLRREIFEHIPENGDLVADGCAQLAKRGRLVAHQHRGFWRPTDTVKERAALDAAYARGDRPWAVWERDGAGVRA
- a CDS encoding NAD-dependent epimerase/dehydratase family protein translates to MRVLLTGHQGYLGTVMAPVLTAAGHEVVGLDSGLFADCVLGPMPADPPGTRVDLRDVTAEHVAGVDAVIHLAALSNDPLGSLAPELTYDINHHASVRLARLAREAGVRRFLYASTCSVYGAAGGGELVGEEAPLRPVTPYAESKVRVEDDLHALADDDFTPVYMRNATAFGFSPRLRADIVLNNLVGHALLSGEVLVMSDGTPWRPLVHAADIARAFTAALTAPREAVHDRAFNIGSEVNNVTVAEIADQVAAAVPGSKVVITGETGADPRSYRVDFSRFRAAVPGFDCEWTVKQGALELTDAYRKFGLTREDFERRCTRLAVLRGAFEAGTVDDTLRWRR
- a CDS encoding PIG-L deacetylase family protein codes for the protein MIRLGGGPLERIVAVGAHCDDLAIGAGGTLLTACRARPGLRVDALVLSGGGGEREQEERAALAAFCPDAELRLTVLKLPDGRVPAYWEEAKTAVEELRGRTEPDLVLAPRTEDAHQDHRCLARLMPSAFRDHLLLGYEIVKWDGDLGRPTAYQPLSPGIAEEKVRLLQEHYPSQRHRPWYDREAFLGLARIRGIECHARYAEAFHVTKLTLNLGD
- a CDS encoding class I SAM-dependent methyltransferase, translated to MTRCRLCGSAALQSVVDLGATPPCESFLAADQLDLPEPAFPLHLRVCTDCWLAQIPPLITPEETFTQYAYFSSYSTSWVEHARTFVTGAVERLGLGTDAFVVEVASNDGYLLKHMVDRGIRCLGIEPSVNVGAAARDAGVPTLTAFLSPDTGAGVRAEHGPADLVVANNVYAHIPDVVGFTQGLRALVADDGWVSIEVQHLLTLIEENQYDTIYHEHFQYYTVASAARALASGGLTLVDVELLPTHGGSIRLWARPDGVAGEPTRRVTDVLDREKAAGLQELSGYTEFSARVAKVRRDLLRFLIDAAERGESVVGYGAPGKGNTLLNHCGIRPDLLPYTVDRNPYKHGRFTPGARIPILEPERIAADKPDYVLVLPWNLRAELTEQLSFVGEWGGRLVFPIPELSIVEVAP
- a CDS encoding DUF4910 domain-containing protein gives rise to the protein MNAPGEESVTAVGDDMYALVERLYPLCRSITGDGVRETLRIVGEYVPLQVHEVPTGTQVLDWTVPQEWNIRDAYIADADGRRVVDFRESSLHVLGYSVPVAARMPLSELRAHLHTLPDHPSWVPYRTSYYTPTWGFCLAQDTLDALPEGEYEVRVDSTLADGHLTYAEHVVPGQVPDEVLVSCHVCHPSLANDNLAGIAVATYLARELAERKPYYTYRFIFAPGTIGAITWLARNRERVDRVKHGLVLACAGDPGQLTYKRSRRGDAEIDRVLTHVLRASERPHRITEFTPYGYDERQYCSPGFDLGVGSLTRTPYAGYPEYHTSADDLDFVSPAAMADTLAVCREAFAVLDRNRRYVNLSPYGEPQLGRRGLYGSLGGRSDAEQAQMAMLWVLSLADGAHALLDVAERAGLPFDTVADAADALHGAGLLKA